In Phocoena phocoena chromosome 8, mPhoPho1.1, whole genome shotgun sequence, the following are encoded in one genomic region:
- the NR1H3 gene encoding oxysterols receptor LXR-alpha isoform X1 produces the protein MSLWLEAPVPDVSPDCAVELWEPDARDASSQPLGSSNCILREESSTPQSAGGTSRVGLEATEPTALLPGVEAPPESTELRPQKRKKGPAPKMLGNELCSVCGDKASGFHYNVLSCEGCKGFFRRSVIKGARYVCHSGGHCPMDTYMRRKCQECRLRKCRQAGMREECVLSEEQIRLKKLKRQEEEQAQATSVPPRASSPPQVLPQLSPEQLGMIEKLVAAQQQCNRRSFSDRLRVTPWPMAPDPQSREARQQRFAHFTELAIVSVQEIVDFAKQLPGFLQLSREDQIALLKTSAIEVMLLETSRRYNPGSESITFLKDFSYNREDFAKAGLQVEFINPIFEFSRAMNELQLNDAEFALLIAISIFSADRPNVQDQLQVERLQHTYVEALHAYVSIHHPHDRLMFPRMLMKLVNLRTLSSVHSEQVFALRLQDKKLPPLLSEIWDVHE, from the exons ATGTCTTTGTGGCTGGAGGCCCCTGTGCCTGATGTTTCTCCTG ACTGTGCAGTGGAGCTGTGGGAGCCAGATGCACGAGATGCAAGCAGCCAGCCTCTGGGAAGCAGCAACTGTATCCTCAGGGAGGAATCTAGCACACCCCAGTCTGCTGGGGGCACTTCACGGGTGGGGCTGGAGGCAACAGAGCCCACAGCCCTGCTCCCCGGGGTGGAGGCCCCTCCAGAGTCCACAG AGCTTCGTCCACAAAAGCGGAAAAAGGGGCCAGCCCCCAAAATGCTGGGGAATGAGCTGTGCAGTGTGTGTGGGGACAAGGCTTCCGGCTTCCACTACAACGTGCTGAGCTGCGAGGGCTGCAAGGGATTCTTCCGCCGCAGTGTCATCAAAGGGGCGCGCTACGTCTGCCACAGTGGGGGCCACTGCCCCATGGACACCTACATGCGTCGCAAGTGCCAGGAGTGCCGCCTTCGCAAATGCCGCCAGGCTGGCATGCGGGAGGAGT GTGTTCTGTCAGAAGAACAGATCCGTCTGAAGAAACTGAAGCGGCAAGAGGAGGAACAGGCTCAGGCCACATCCGTGCCCCCGAGGGCTTCCTCTCCGCCCCAAGTCCTGCCCCAGCTCAGCCCGGAGCAGCTGGGCATGATTGAGAAGCTGGTGGCTGCCCAGCAGCAGTGTAACAGACGTTCCTTCTCAGACCGGCTTCGAGTCACG CCTTGGCCCATGGCACCAGATCCCCAGAGTCGGGAGGCCCGTCAGCAACGCTTTGCCCACTTCACGGAGCTGGCCATTGTCTCTGTGCAGGAGATCGTTGACTTTGCCAAACAGCTGCCGGGCTTCCTGCAGCTCAGCCGGGAGGACCAGATTGCCCTCCTGAAGACCTCTGCAATTGAG GTGATGCTTCTGGAGACATCTCGGAGGTACAACCCTGGCAGTGAGAGTATTACCTTCCTCAAGGATTTCAGTTATAACCGGGAAGACTTTGCCAAAGCAG gGCTGCAGGTGGAGTTCATCAACCCCATCTTTGAGTTCTCCAGAGCCATGAATGAGCTGCAACTAAATGATGCTGAGTTTGCCTTGCTCATTGCCATCAGCATCTTCTCTGCAG ACCGGCCCAACGTGCAGGACCAGCTCCAGGTAGAGAGGCTGCAACACACATATGTGGAGGCCCTGCATGCCTACGTCTCCATCCACCACCCCCAT GACCGACTCATGTTTCCACGGATGCTAATGAAACTGGTGAACCTCCGGACACTGAGCAGTGTCCATTCAGAGCAAGTATTTGCGCTGCGCCTGCAGGATAAAAAGCTTCCCCCGCTGCTCTCTGAGATCTGGGATGTGCACGAGTGA
- the NR1H3 gene encoding oxysterols receptor LXR-alpha isoform X2: MSLWLEAPVPDVSPDCAVELWEPDARDASSQPLGSSNCILREESSTPQSAGGTSRVGLEATEPTALLPGVEAPPESTELRPQKRKKGPAPKMLGNELCSVCGDKASGFHYNVLSCEGCKGFFRRSVIKGARYVCHSGGHCPMDTYMRRKCQECRLRKCRQAGMREECVLSEEQIRLKKLKRQEEEQAQATSVPPRASSPPQVLPQLSPEQLGMIEKLVAAQQQCNRRSFSDRLRVTPWPMAPDPQSREARQQRFAHFTELAIVSVQEIVDFAKQLPGFLQLSREDQIALLKTSAIEVMLLETSRRYNPGSESITFLKDFSYNREDFAKAGLQVEFINPIFEFSRAMNELQLNDAEFALLIAISIFSAGPTHVSTDANETGEPPDTEQCPFRASICAAPAG; this comes from the exons ATGTCTTTGTGGCTGGAGGCCCCTGTGCCTGATGTTTCTCCTG ACTGTGCAGTGGAGCTGTGGGAGCCAGATGCACGAGATGCAAGCAGCCAGCCTCTGGGAAGCAGCAACTGTATCCTCAGGGAGGAATCTAGCACACCCCAGTCTGCTGGGGGCACTTCACGGGTGGGGCTGGAGGCAACAGAGCCCACAGCCCTGCTCCCCGGGGTGGAGGCCCCTCCAGAGTCCACAG AGCTTCGTCCACAAAAGCGGAAAAAGGGGCCAGCCCCCAAAATGCTGGGGAATGAGCTGTGCAGTGTGTGTGGGGACAAGGCTTCCGGCTTCCACTACAACGTGCTGAGCTGCGAGGGCTGCAAGGGATTCTTCCGCCGCAGTGTCATCAAAGGGGCGCGCTACGTCTGCCACAGTGGGGGCCACTGCCCCATGGACACCTACATGCGTCGCAAGTGCCAGGAGTGCCGCCTTCGCAAATGCCGCCAGGCTGGCATGCGGGAGGAGT GTGTTCTGTCAGAAGAACAGATCCGTCTGAAGAAACTGAAGCGGCAAGAGGAGGAACAGGCTCAGGCCACATCCGTGCCCCCGAGGGCTTCCTCTCCGCCCCAAGTCCTGCCCCAGCTCAGCCCGGAGCAGCTGGGCATGATTGAGAAGCTGGTGGCTGCCCAGCAGCAGTGTAACAGACGTTCCTTCTCAGACCGGCTTCGAGTCACG CCTTGGCCCATGGCACCAGATCCCCAGAGTCGGGAGGCCCGTCAGCAACGCTTTGCCCACTTCACGGAGCTGGCCATTGTCTCTGTGCAGGAGATCGTTGACTTTGCCAAACAGCTGCCGGGCTTCCTGCAGCTCAGCCGGGAGGACCAGATTGCCCTCCTGAAGACCTCTGCAATTGAG GTGATGCTTCTGGAGACATCTCGGAGGTACAACCCTGGCAGTGAGAGTATTACCTTCCTCAAGGATTTCAGTTATAACCGGGAAGACTTTGCCAAAGCAG gGCTGCAGGTGGAGTTCATCAACCCCATCTTTGAGTTCTCCAGAGCCATGAATGAGCTGCAACTAAATGATGCTGAGTTTGCCTTGCTCATTGCCATCAGCATCTTCTCTGCAG GACCGACTCATGTTTCCACGGATGCTAATGAAACTGGTGAACCTCCGGACACTGAGCAGTGTCCATTCAGAGCAAGTATTTGCGCTGCGCCTGCAGGATAA
- the NR1H3 gene encoding oxysterols receptor LXR-alpha isoform X3, producing the protein MSLWLEAPVPDVSPDCAVELWEPDARDASSQPLGSSNCILREESSTPQSAGGTSRVGLEATEPTALLPGVEAPPESTELRPQKRKKGPAPKMLGNELCSVCGDKASGFHYNVLSCEGCKGFFRRSVIKGARYVCHSGGHCPMDTYMRRKCQECRLRKCRQAGMREECVLSEEQIRLKKLKRQEEEQAQATSVPPRASSPPQVLPQLSPEQLGMIEKLVAAQQQCNRRSFSDRLRVTVMLLETSRRYNPGSESITFLKDFSYNREDFAKAGLQVEFINPIFEFSRAMNELQLNDAEFALLIAISIFSADRPNVQDQLQVERLQHTYVEALHAYVSIHHPHDRLMFPRMLMKLVNLRTLSSVHSEQVFALRLQDKKLPPLLSEIWDVHE; encoded by the exons ATGTCTTTGTGGCTGGAGGCCCCTGTGCCTGATGTTTCTCCTG ACTGTGCAGTGGAGCTGTGGGAGCCAGATGCACGAGATGCAAGCAGCCAGCCTCTGGGAAGCAGCAACTGTATCCTCAGGGAGGAATCTAGCACACCCCAGTCTGCTGGGGGCACTTCACGGGTGGGGCTGGAGGCAACAGAGCCCACAGCCCTGCTCCCCGGGGTGGAGGCCCCTCCAGAGTCCACAG AGCTTCGTCCACAAAAGCGGAAAAAGGGGCCAGCCCCCAAAATGCTGGGGAATGAGCTGTGCAGTGTGTGTGGGGACAAGGCTTCCGGCTTCCACTACAACGTGCTGAGCTGCGAGGGCTGCAAGGGATTCTTCCGCCGCAGTGTCATCAAAGGGGCGCGCTACGTCTGCCACAGTGGGGGCCACTGCCCCATGGACACCTACATGCGTCGCAAGTGCCAGGAGTGCCGCCTTCGCAAATGCCGCCAGGCTGGCATGCGGGAGGAGT GTGTTCTGTCAGAAGAACAGATCCGTCTGAAGAAACTGAAGCGGCAAGAGGAGGAACAGGCTCAGGCCACATCCGTGCCCCCGAGGGCTTCCTCTCCGCCCCAAGTCCTGCCCCAGCTCAGCCCGGAGCAGCTGGGCATGATTGAGAAGCTGGTGGCTGCCCAGCAGCAGTGTAACAGACGTTCCTTCTCAGACCGGCTTCGAGTCACG GTGATGCTTCTGGAGACATCTCGGAGGTACAACCCTGGCAGTGAGAGTATTACCTTCCTCAAGGATTTCAGTTATAACCGGGAAGACTTTGCCAAAGCAG gGCTGCAGGTGGAGTTCATCAACCCCATCTTTGAGTTCTCCAGAGCCATGAATGAGCTGCAACTAAATGATGCTGAGTTTGCCTTGCTCATTGCCATCAGCATCTTCTCTGCAG ACCGGCCCAACGTGCAGGACCAGCTCCAGGTAGAGAGGCTGCAACACACATATGTGGAGGCCCTGCATGCCTACGTCTCCATCCACCACCCCCAT GACCGACTCATGTTTCCACGGATGCTAATGAAACTGGTGAACCTCCGGACACTGAGCAGTGTCCATTCAGAGCAAGTATTTGCGCTGCGCCTGCAGGATAAAAAGCTTCCCCCGCTGCTCTCTGAGATCTGGGATGTGCACGAGTGA
- the NR1H3 gene encoding oxysterols receptor LXR-alpha isoform X5 gives MSLWLEAPVPDVSPDCAVELWEPDARDASSQPLGSSNCILREESSTPQSAGGTSRVGLEATEPTALLPGVEAPPESTGVLSEEQIRLKKLKRQEEEQAQATSVPPRASSPPQVLPQLSPEQLGMIEKLVAAQQQCNRRSFSDRLRVTPWPMAPDPQSREARQQRFAHFTELAIVSVQEIVDFAKQLPGFLQLSREDQIALLKTSAIEVMLLETSRRYNPGSESITFLKDFSYNREDFAKAGLQVEFINPIFEFSRAMNELQLNDAEFALLIAISIFSADRPNVQDQLQVERLQHTYVEALHAYVSIHHPHDRLMFPRMLMKLVNLRTLSSVHSEQVFALRLQDKKLPPLLSEIWDVHE, from the exons ATGTCTTTGTGGCTGGAGGCCCCTGTGCCTGATGTTTCTCCTG ACTGTGCAGTGGAGCTGTGGGAGCCAGATGCACGAGATGCAAGCAGCCAGCCTCTGGGAAGCAGCAACTGTATCCTCAGGGAGGAATCTAGCACACCCCAGTCTGCTGGGGGCACTTCACGGGTGGGGCTGGAGGCAACAGAGCCCACAGCCCTGCTCCCCGGGGTGGAGGCCCCTCCAGAGTCCACAG GTGTTCTGTCAGAAGAACAGATCCGTCTGAAGAAACTGAAGCGGCAAGAGGAGGAACAGGCTCAGGCCACATCCGTGCCCCCGAGGGCTTCCTCTCCGCCCCAAGTCCTGCCCCAGCTCAGCCCGGAGCAGCTGGGCATGATTGAGAAGCTGGTGGCTGCCCAGCAGCAGTGTAACAGACGTTCCTTCTCAGACCGGCTTCGAGTCACG CCTTGGCCCATGGCACCAGATCCCCAGAGTCGGGAGGCCCGTCAGCAACGCTTTGCCCACTTCACGGAGCTGGCCATTGTCTCTGTGCAGGAGATCGTTGACTTTGCCAAACAGCTGCCGGGCTTCCTGCAGCTCAGCCGGGAGGACCAGATTGCCCTCCTGAAGACCTCTGCAATTGAG GTGATGCTTCTGGAGACATCTCGGAGGTACAACCCTGGCAGTGAGAGTATTACCTTCCTCAAGGATTTCAGTTATAACCGGGAAGACTTTGCCAAAGCAG gGCTGCAGGTGGAGTTCATCAACCCCATCTTTGAGTTCTCCAGAGCCATGAATGAGCTGCAACTAAATGATGCTGAGTTTGCCTTGCTCATTGCCATCAGCATCTTCTCTGCAG ACCGGCCCAACGTGCAGGACCAGCTCCAGGTAGAGAGGCTGCAACACACATATGTGGAGGCCCTGCATGCCTACGTCTCCATCCACCACCCCCAT GACCGACTCATGTTTCCACGGATGCTAATGAAACTGGTGAACCTCCGGACACTGAGCAGTGTCCATTCAGAGCAAGTATTTGCGCTGCGCCTGCAGGATAAAAAGCTTCCCCCGCTGCTCTCTGAGATCTGGGATGTGCACGAGTGA
- the NR1H3 gene encoding oxysterols receptor LXR-alpha isoform X4, which translates to MSLWLEAPVPDVSPELRPQKRKKGPAPKMLGNELCSVCGDKASGFHYNVLSCEGCKGFFRRSVIKGARYVCHSGGHCPMDTYMRRKCQECRLRKCRQAGMREECVLSEEQIRLKKLKRQEEEQAQATSVPPRASSPPQVLPQLSPEQLGMIEKLVAAQQQCNRRSFSDRLRVTPWPMAPDPQSREARQQRFAHFTELAIVSVQEIVDFAKQLPGFLQLSREDQIALLKTSAIEVMLLETSRRYNPGSESITFLKDFSYNREDFAKAGLQVEFINPIFEFSRAMNELQLNDAEFALLIAISIFSADRPNVQDQLQVERLQHTYVEALHAYVSIHHPHDRLMFPRMLMKLVNLRTLSSVHSEQVFALRLQDKKLPPLLSEIWDVHE; encoded by the exons ATGTCTTTGTGGCTGGAGGCCCCTGTGCCTGATGTTTCTCCTG AGCTTCGTCCACAAAAGCGGAAAAAGGGGCCAGCCCCCAAAATGCTGGGGAATGAGCTGTGCAGTGTGTGTGGGGACAAGGCTTCCGGCTTCCACTACAACGTGCTGAGCTGCGAGGGCTGCAAGGGATTCTTCCGCCGCAGTGTCATCAAAGGGGCGCGCTACGTCTGCCACAGTGGGGGCCACTGCCCCATGGACACCTACATGCGTCGCAAGTGCCAGGAGTGCCGCCTTCGCAAATGCCGCCAGGCTGGCATGCGGGAGGAGT GTGTTCTGTCAGAAGAACAGATCCGTCTGAAGAAACTGAAGCGGCAAGAGGAGGAACAGGCTCAGGCCACATCCGTGCCCCCGAGGGCTTCCTCTCCGCCCCAAGTCCTGCCCCAGCTCAGCCCGGAGCAGCTGGGCATGATTGAGAAGCTGGTGGCTGCCCAGCAGCAGTGTAACAGACGTTCCTTCTCAGACCGGCTTCGAGTCACG CCTTGGCCCATGGCACCAGATCCCCAGAGTCGGGAGGCCCGTCAGCAACGCTTTGCCCACTTCACGGAGCTGGCCATTGTCTCTGTGCAGGAGATCGTTGACTTTGCCAAACAGCTGCCGGGCTTCCTGCAGCTCAGCCGGGAGGACCAGATTGCCCTCCTGAAGACCTCTGCAATTGAG GTGATGCTTCTGGAGACATCTCGGAGGTACAACCCTGGCAGTGAGAGTATTACCTTCCTCAAGGATTTCAGTTATAACCGGGAAGACTTTGCCAAAGCAG gGCTGCAGGTGGAGTTCATCAACCCCATCTTTGAGTTCTCCAGAGCCATGAATGAGCTGCAACTAAATGATGCTGAGTTTGCCTTGCTCATTGCCATCAGCATCTTCTCTGCAG ACCGGCCCAACGTGCAGGACCAGCTCCAGGTAGAGAGGCTGCAACACACATATGTGGAGGCCCTGCATGCCTACGTCTCCATCCACCACCCCCAT GACCGACTCATGTTTCCACGGATGCTAATGAAACTGGTGAACCTCCGGACACTGAGCAGTGTCCATTCAGAGCAAGTATTTGCGCTGCGCCTGCAGGATAAAAAGCTTCCCCCGCTGCTCTCTGAGATCTGGGATGTGCACGAGTGA